Genomic DNA from Cololabis saira isolate AMF1-May2022 chromosome 20, fColSai1.1, whole genome shotgun sequence:
AGTCTTTTACACGTCCATACCCAGGAGCCCTATTACTTTCTAATCCATCCATTACTTTGACATATCAAAAAAGACTTTCATAAAGACAGCAGACATCAAagatcaaaaataaaatcccatattcttgatcctaaagtctggatactgggaGATATCAGTTCACTAAATATGACTTATCATAAAAAGTATTTCATTCTGCTTGCAGGCACCGCAGCAAAAAATTGTATTCTtaaaaactggaaatcagaaaaccccccagcacccaaacagtggatcgatgaacttggatcatatggtactccagaaaaaatattgtattccattagaaaaaaaactagagactttgaccttatttggggacctttttttggattttttgcctttgttggactaatgatctgaatcatctactatattaatgaatgtgtttacacaggacttgattatttaatttattattcatttttgttctagtattaatagacatatgttaaatgattttgaatgatgtaatttagttgttttttttccttttttaatttatttttcctttttcttatttttttctcttattatttatttattttggtttaattaatgttatgaaaagtaaaaaaaaaaaggggggggaaatattgataattatattgttattgtaaatcttattttttttttctttttttaatgccctcaataaagatatctatacaaaaaaaaagatcaaaaataAAGCAGCAAGAAAGTAACATATTCCATCTGTTAATCTCAGATAAGTCACCCTTCACGCTGGATCTTCCATTTACCAGAATGCTAATCACTACTGTCCTCATTTATAAACCCACACAAAGGAAAAAACCCACTCTCACAAACTTGAAGACATCCGTTTGGTCAAAGAAACATCTGCAGACGCCGTTACGTAATCCTCAGTGGGTCAAATCAGTCAAGTGGCCATAAAACTGAACTAAACAAATCAAAGTGGACGTGCTCTTAGACACGCATGAAGTTTTAACGAAAAGAAATCACAGTGACTTATTACTTCCTCCTCCATTTAGTTTctcgttttctttttctttgtgtgtgcttTTTGTGCAGTCCAGGACACACTGCATGGACCAGTGGAGACTGagtgggtggggggggcggggggggggggggggtggggggtaggATGGATAAATGCTATGACTCACGAGCTGTGGAATCTATTCGTAAAACATAGAATAAACAAAAAGCAGCATCCCATGGGAAGCAGTTAAAGtttaaaagcactttaaaaGCTCTGAAGTTCTTTTAGCCCTGAGGTTGAGCTCCAATCTGCTTTCTTTTTACAGCCTTTTTCCCAATTTCTGTTCAGGATTCttccacgtttttttttttttaccgtcaTCAACGTCACCATGCAAGGGGACGTCCTCCCAGCGTCCCAGCAGGGACAAAAGCTGCATTGACGACACAATTTGATTTATCCCCAGGTGCCTATTTAGTAAATGAACTGCCAGAAATACGAATGGACTCAAAGAAATACAGACTGCTAATTACGATAACATATTACGCTAAAAAATGTATTCTCCTATTTTGGAAAGGGGAACAGCTGCCCACCTTTGAAATGttcaaagaacaaataatataattCCTCCCATTGGAGAGGCTAACTCTCAAAGGACACGGCCGAGAACAAATGTTCCGTGAACTGTGGTCTCCACTCCTGAATCCCCCTATAGGGGGAGAAAATATGGACTGACATGACTCACTAATTGAGTTGACCATTTGTCAAAAATGTTGCTGCAATCTCATGTATTCACTGTATATATATTCTCTGTATTTATTAACCATTGGCGTCTATTTTTTGTCTgtgtttggatgtttttttttctcttgttttgttttgtcaatgCTTGTCGGGGCtcctattataaaataataaaaagatatttaaaaaaaaaaaacatttaaaagaaatgcagattttgaaaaggttaaaaaaaacaaaaaactatgaACTGTATATAACTTGTGGCTTCACTAAACCACACTGTCATCTTTTGTTTATGACTCTCCATTTGAACTTACATCAGAAATGTTAATTTGCTGCACGAGTGACTAATTCTAgcgaaataaaatgaaattttgaagaaaaaaaaaaaaaaaaaaaaagcactttaaAGCTCTGAAGTTCTTTTAGCCCTGGGGTTGAGCTCCAATCTGCTTTCTTTTTACAGCCTTTTTCCCAATTTCTGTTCAGGATTCTTCCAAACTTTTCTTTTTACCGTCATCAACGTCACCATGCAAGGGGACGTCCTCCCAGTGTCCCAGCAGGGGGACGCCCCCGCCGCCCCTGCACCCAGTGTCGGCTCCAGCCCAGGGGACCCCGTGGATGTGGAGTGCCCCATCTGCTACCAGGACTACAACCAGTACAATAAATGCCCCCGGATGCTCGACTGCCTCCACGTTTTTTGCACAGAGTGCCTCCAGAGGATCCAGCTCAGACCCTGCGACCCCTTCGACTCCCGCAGCGCACCGGCCATCCCCTGCCCCCTCTGCCGTCACCTCACCCCTCTAGAAACCGGGGACGCCCTCACCTTACCCTGCAGCTCCCTCATCCTGTCCAGGCTGCCCTGCGGGGCCTTCCACATGCCGGCCAACGTGGCCGCCCGTCTGGCCACGGTCACGCAGAGGGTGGTTCTGTCCCTGGAGGGGGACGGCAGGGACGCCCGCTTCATCATCCTCCCCACCGTCAGCCTGCGGGTGCAGCAGATGCACGGTGACAGGCCGCACGGTGCAGCGGCGCCGGGCCCGCTGGGGGAGGAAGGGGTTATAGAGCAGAGCAAGAGGACGCTGCTCTGCGTGCAGTTGCTGGCCGTCATCTTCTGGGTGCTGTTTGTGATCACGTGCGTGGTCGGCGTGGTGTTTGGGCCACATTTCTTCAACAGGAAATTCTAATGAAAAGCAGCATCTATCTCCTCTTTAAAGCGGATATACTGCAGCTTTTGATCTAAAGGCAACATGCACTCTGCAGGAAAGCATGTtgcaactagggatgggcggtatggactaaaaaatatatcacgataatttctggcatttatcccgataacgataaaaatgacgatgaaaaaaataccaattcaactccacctttttaaatataaatctatctcgctctcagatcagccatgtccttccttccttcattcctcttttctcccttccttccttccttccttccttccttccttccttccttccttccttccttccttccttccttccttccttccttccttccttccttccttccttcttttttcccttccttccttctttcctcctgctctctccttccttcttcccttcctcttttctccctccccctctccctcccttccttccttccttccttccttttttttcccttccttcattctttcctcctgctctctccttccttcttcccttccttccttccttccttccttccttccttccttccttccttccttccttccttccttccttccttccttcctcctgctctttccttccttcttcccttcctcttttctccctccccctctccctcccttccttccttccttccttccttttttttcccttccttccttctttcctcctgctctctccttccttcttcccttcctctttctttccttccttccttccttccttccttccttccttccttccttccttccttccttccttccttccttccttccttcctccctccctccctccctccctcccttccttccttccttccttccttccttccttccttccttccttccttccttccttccttctttcctcctgctctctccttccttcttcccttccttccttccttccttccttccttccttccttccttccttccttccttccttccttccttccttccttccttcacgttgtgcatcgatttaacacagaaccataaatcagctttacacaaaaacgtcaatttatcgtttttactgcgagatacaaattcttaccgtggggaatttttttgacggtttatcgtgaacggtaaaaagtcacccattcctagttgcAACACAAGAATGCATTTGCAAAAAGGACCAACATTAAATCACACGCATTTATGAAGGTTTTTCAAGCACTGCTGGTTCTTTTCATCCTATAGGTAAATCAGTAATATcctgtgtgagagagagtgctGCATAAGTTGCTGCACTTTCAGAAACCTGGATCAACAgctccctctagtggttaatATGGAAATGGTTCCACATTCAACATGTGTTACATATTTTGCagtttgacatcttttttttctccttctgagGTCTCAGATGCCATTGATGTCTTTGTTGTTGACTATGTTTCTGTTTTCCTTGTATAATGCTTGATCGTGCAGCTGAAAACTGCTTTGTTAACTAAAGGGATTAGAGCTAGTTTCCATTACATGTGTGACCTGTGCTGGACAGTGTCAGGTGAGTTCATGTTCaggaaatgaaaaaaactaaactaaacaaagaataaactaaaacaaaacaggGGTAGAAAAATAATTAACAAGGTTTCAATCCTTTTTGATGCAGAAATCTTATAACATGGGAGTTTTTCTCGAATCAAAGCAcccgtctttgtttttcttctgtcaGCAGGATTCTGTTTCCATTTGAAAAAGTACAACTTTGCTAAAAGCCCTCTCTCAAAACCTTTGGGAGGTTGTAATGAAGGCTCTGGCAGTGGTCCAGATTAAATAATTTGCTTGCTGTATGACTAATATTTATTTAGTTAATGATCCAAGACTATCGCTTCATGTTTACATCTGTTTTCTCTGTGCTGGTATGTGTGGTGTATTTTGTGTGGATCTTATTTGTCCTCATCTAGTCATCTAGTCTTGTTATAAATACAAACATCTGGAAAAACACTCTGGATCAAATTAAGAATTAAAATACCAACATAACTGCTAAAGAATTTCTTCAGAACAAAagtaaatgttgacaaaactAAAAAGAGAGCGTACAACAGCCGTTGACTCATTCATGGTTTGGCcctttttagtaaaagaaacattttgtgaatattttcTGGGGGACATGTTTGTAATATTCGGGGGCAATTAAACATTTTGTGAAAATATGCACTTTTTAAGCCTGAAGATGGTTAAATAAAAGAATTGATTGTGATAAATGTTCCTGAAAGCTCTTATTCTTTTGGCTGATAATgttgttttaaaggagcatgaggctccttttaagaaatgagactctatagcgccacccttcaccacgacggccgtcgggggtactgcagccaacagtgaaatCAAATCATACAGCAAATCATACTATCACCATAATATTTCTACAAattgttttcagtttcagtGTCTTTATCCATAAAGTCCAGGAACTGATTGCACTCTTAGCCTAATTGATCTGTTTAAGCAatataaaatacagaaaaatagaaaaagaatatCACTAAAGGTATTATACAGCAGTGGATTTCAGCTTACCACTTATATGTCGCCTATTTCCACTTAATTTCCTCTCAGAGagaaatattgcaaatattttCCAATATTTATCTACCTATAGAAGTTAGTTTCCAAGttttaaaacacaaaagaacTGTATAAATTTCATCCTTAAAAACAACTTTTGCATAGTAGACCTCCAAGTGTTTATAAAAGAACAGCTGAAACAACTAGTTGGCTAATTCAGTTAGTCACTTGACTGAAAATTGGTCACATTTTGGATGATTGCTTTAAATAAAACTCGTGACATTTCtctcagtttcctggtgttttaaTAAACCCAATAAAAATACATACTTTCCTAATCCACTTTAAAAAGTTGCAGTTGCATACAACATTTTTTAACTGTAATTCATGCAAATTAACAGCACATAAACAGTTTTTATAATGATTGATAATAATATAGTTATATAGAGTGTAATATAGAAACAGACAGACATTTTATGCATTAGTCCTTACAAaccccaggaaactggaccatattacaccggtcatgaaatcactacactggcttccagtgagtaaaaggatagagtttaaaatccttccataagctcctttaaatcaggcctaaaaacattgctgtttactcaagcgtactcctaatttaaatacttacctgctgtattctactgcccttatttttaacaacttttgcgttttattattttacctcttttcttatcattttatttaattgtatttgttatttactgtttaattgtgtcttgctgcttttaatgttgatgtaaagcactttaaattactttgtgttgaattgtgctatacaaataaacttgacttGCCTTCTCATTACAGCATGTTTGTGCATCAAGCAATACAAGTTTGTGCAAAGAATac
This window encodes:
- the si:ch73-335l21.2 gene encoding RING finger domain-containing protein; this encodes MQGDVLPVSQQGDAPAAPAPSVGSSPGDPVDVECPICYQDYNQYNKCPRMLDCLHVFCTECLQRIQLRPCDPFDSRSAPAIPCPLCRHLTPLETGDALTLPCSSLILSRLPCGAFHMPANVAARLATVTQRVVLSLEGDGRDARFIILPTVSLRVQQMHGDRPHGAAAPGPLGEEGVIEQSKRTLLCVQLLAVIFWVLFVITCVVGVVFGPHFFNRKF